A region of Oligoflexus sp. DNA encodes the following proteins:
- a CDS encoding SDR family oxidoreductase: MTISPFRSDILKGKVAFITGGGSGINFGVAKALASHGADIAMMGRREDVLEKACTELSKLGVKTFFKGGDVRNPEACLAALDATAHALGKIDILVNGAAGNFLCPPEVLSPNGFKTVVDIDLNGTFNMCRYGYKYLRDTHGLIINISATLHYVGTPFQAHVSAAKAGVDALTVNLATEWGPEGIRVCGIAPGPIGDTEGMKRLAPGDTGEKMKKDIPLRRFGETSEIGMAAVFLASSAASYITGHTLVVDGGQWLTKPPMVPRSMVEQMMAKSLG; the protein is encoded by the coding sequence ATGACGATCTCTCCATTTCGCTCCGATATTCTGAAAGGCAAGGTCGCATTTATCACAGGCGGCGGCAGCGGCATCAATTTTGGTGTGGCCAAGGCCCTGGCATCCCACGGCGCAGATATCGCGATGATGGGGCGGCGTGAGGATGTGCTGGAGAAAGCCTGCACTGAACTCAGCAAGCTGGGCGTGAAGACCTTCTTCAAAGGTGGTGATGTCCGAAATCCCGAAGCGTGTCTGGCCGCTCTTGATGCCACGGCTCATGCCCTGGGAAAAATAGATATCCTTGTCAACGGCGCGGCTGGTAACTTCCTGTGCCCGCCTGAGGTTTTGAGCCCCAACGGTTTTAAAACGGTCGTGGATATTGATCTGAACGGAACCTTCAATATGTGTCGCTACGGTTATAAATATCTGCGCGACACCCATGGCCTTATCATTAACATTTCTGCGACGCTGCATTACGTGGGAACGCCCTTCCAAGCGCATGTCTCGGCGGCGAAGGCCGGTGTGGATGCCTTGACCGTGAATTTGGCCACGGAATGGGGCCCGGAAGGCATCCGCGTTTGCGGGATTGCGCCGGGACCAATCGGTGATACGGAAGGCATGAAGCGGCTTGCACCCGGTGATACGGGCGAGAAAATGAAGAAGGATATTCCTCTTCGTCGCTTTGGTGAAACCAGTGAGATCGGGATGGCCGCAGTGTTTCTGGCTTCATCAGCGGCGTCTTATATTACAGGCCATACCCTGGTCGTCGATGGCGGTCAGTGGCTGACGAAACCACCTATGGTGCCCCGTTCGATGGTCGAGCAGATGATGGCCAAGAGCCTGGGCTGA